In Parvularculales bacterium, the sequence CGATAATGACATTGAACGTGTGTTCGATGGTCATATCCATTATTTCATGCAGGTAGTCTTTCCCCCGGATGAGTCCGGGCCTGAATATCGTGGTCATCAGAGCCCTTGCCATCTTTTCAAAGTCATCCATCGCGATTAACCAGTTCCTTGTAAGGGAGGCGACGGCCAACAGAGTTGGTGCAAATAGCGCCGATCCTGTATATGAGGTCATTTTCAACCGCTCCCTTATTCAGACGATGCGCCTCTTCGCTCACGTAGAGTGGCAGGTGCTTTTTGCTGACGTGATGATAAACGCCCATGAGAGAGCGCTTGAAAACCGCATGAGTGCTTTCAATGCTATTTGTGTTAATGTCCCCGACCGCATATTCATGCTTGCCATGCTTGACGACAAAATGCTTATAGGGTCCGTCAAGACCACGGTAACCTAGCCAATCGTCCGTATAGATTAGTGAGCCTAACTCAACATTATCAAAGATAATTCTGTGAAGTGTTTCCTTATCCCTATTTTCAATAACAAAGGCTCTATACCTGCCTCCTTTCCCGCGTTCGCGCATATCCAGAACGATTGCCTTGCCAACTGCACCACGCCCGGCCTTTAACCGCTTATTGAAGTGCTTGTTTCTCTCCTTGCCACCGGGAAACATTTCATCAATTTCGATAATTCCTGATAATTTATAATTATCAGTTTTCTCTTTCAGGTTAACTGTTTTGCTTTTCCTTTTAGATTTACCGGTTTTCTTTTTCCCTTCCGGTTGACCGCCGCTGTTATCATCTTCCGGGTCATCAAGTATAATTTTCTTTGCCAACTCTGGTTCATGCTCAACGGTAGCATTTCTAATGCGCATGAGCATGAACCACGCTGACGCTTGGCTCATGCCGAGTTCTTTTGATATCTGAAGGCTTGCTACGCCCTTACGGGCTACATTGATCTTATAAAGAGCTTTAAGCCATTTCCTAAATGGAATACGGGAGGACTCCATCATGCTATCATTCCTGCAAGAAAACTGCTTCCGGCAATCGCGACAATGATAATAGAATAGCCGAGTCTTGTGCTTATAGGTATCCGTACTTCCGCATTCCGGGCAATATCGGCCGTTCGGCCACCGCCATGCTTCAAAAAAGGCAGCGGCCTTTTTCTCGGTGCCATATAACTTATCAAATTCTTCTTCACTAATTGTCGTCTTGCTCATGGCCTTATTCTCCTGGAATCGAATAAAGCCATTAAAACATAAATAAACATATTATGCAAGGAATATGTTTATTTATGTTAAACCACTCTAAACA encodes:
- a CDS encoding IS1595 family transposase, producing the protein MMESSRIPFRKWLKALYKINVARKGVASLQISKELGMSQASAWFMLMRIRNATVEHEPELAKKIILDDPEDDNSGGQPEGKKKTGKSKRKSKTVNLKEKTDNYKLSGIIEIDEMFPGGKERNKHFNKRLKAGRGAVGKAIVLDMRERGKGGRYRAFVIENRDKETLHRIIFDNVELGSLIYTDDWLGYRGLDGPYKHFVVKHGKHEYAVGDINTNSIESTHAVFKRSLMGVYHHVSKKHLPLYVSEEAHRLNKGAVENDLIYRIGAICTNSVGRRLPYKELVNRDG